One genomic region from Methanocaldococcus fervens AG86 encodes:
- a CDS encoding ABC transporter permease, which yields MNLRDVTLKVILPIGVIVAWEILAIYLNKPVILPKVEAVINVLAHPFEGVLGTGSLIGNTIISIKRVLSGFLLASVVAIPLGILMGHYRVVNNFCDALIEVLRPIPPLAWVPLSLAWFGLGEMSMIFIIFIGAFFPILINTISGVKGVPTPLIEAALTLGAKGKDILIKVVIPASSPSILTGLRVGAGIAWMCVVAAEMLPSSNAGLGYLIMYAYSLSRMDVVIACMIIIGLIGLVLDRGLRYIEDKYFVWRKMMK from the coding sequence GTGAATTTGAGAGATGTAACTTTAAAAGTAATCCTCCCGATAGGTGTTATCGTCGCATGGGAAATTTTGGCCATATATTTAAACAAACCGGTTATATTACCAAAAGTTGAGGCAGTTATTAATGTTTTAGCCCACCCATTTGAAGGAGTTTTAGGAACTGGAAGTTTAATAGGGAATACAATAATTAGTATAAAAAGAGTTTTAAGCGGTTTCTTATTAGCTTCAGTTGTGGCAATTCCTTTGGGAATATTGATGGGGCATTATAGGGTAGTAAATAACTTCTGCGATGCATTAATTGAAGTTTTAAGGCCTATTCCTCCATTAGCTTGGGTTCCATTATCGTTGGCATGGTTTGGACTTGGAGAGATGTCAATGATATTTATCATATTTATTGGGGCGTTCTTTCCAATATTAATAAATACAATATCTGGAGTTAAAGGTGTCCCTACTCCACTAATTGAAGCGGCTTTAACATTGGGAGCTAAGGGGAAGGATATTCTAATAAAGGTAGTTATCCCAGCTTCATCTCCAAGCATTTTAACTGGACTTAGGGTTGGAGCTGGAATCGCATGGATGTGTGTCGTTGCCGCTGAGATGCTACCATCAAGCAACGCTGGATTGGGTTATTTAATTATGTATGCCTATTCGTTAAGTAGGATGGATGTGGTTATTGCCTGTATGATAATCATTGGATTAATTGGGCTTGTATTAGATAGGGGCTTGAGATATATAGAAGATAAATACTTTGTTTGGAGAAAAATGATGAAATAA
- a CDS encoding RNA ligase, with protein MQVSAYALDKIAEKLNLSIKDLNKAFKKKILREDEYKEQKYLLFKKGFRGIEKGTVIFLNENLDVVRGYPKTYRAITLYPTIKNHFIDKVVVEEKLNGYNIRIVKVDDEIYALTRSGYICPFTTKKVKKFLNLEILDDYNEYMLCGEMIGLNNPYTPYYYKEADKGYENLGFYIFDIKERETNKSLPVKERMKLCEKYNLPYVKPLAIVDKETAHIQVRKIIEKLNKEGREGVVLKDPDMAVSPIKYTTHYTQCEDLKSAFTFFFDLGIDFIFSRVVREGFMSYEFKESLEERKIRAKDLGEAILLPMVETINKVANGERVSEDFELIFDSEEDFEEFLYFMRKMKMIINIKNVEEINTNEGVKIKALIGKIYNRTNDKIISYLNGTLWE; from the coding sequence ATGCAGGTTTCAGCATACGCTTTGGATAAAATAGCAGAAAAACTTAATTTGTCCATAAAAGACTTGAATAAAGCATTTAAAAAGAAAATTTTAAGAGAAGATGAATATAAAGAACAAAAATACCTGCTATTTAAAAAAGGATTTAGGGGGATAGAAAAAGGGACAGTCATATTTTTAAATGAAAACCTTGATGTCGTTAGGGGATATCCAAAAACTTATAGGGCCATAACCCTCTACCCAACAATAAAAAATCATTTTATTGACAAGGTTGTTGTTGAAGAAAAATTAAATGGCTACAACATAAGGATAGTTAAAGTAGATGATGAGATTTATGCGTTAACAAGGAGTGGTTATATCTGCCCATTTACAACAAAAAAAGTTAAAAAATTCTTAAATTTGGAGATTTTAGATGACTACAATGAATATATGCTATGTGGGGAGATGATTGGGCTAAATAATCCATACACTCCTTATTATTACAAAGAGGCCGATAAAGGATATGAAAACCTTGGATTTTACATATTTGACATAAAAGAGAGAGAAACTAACAAATCTCTACCAGTAAAAGAAAGGATGAAGCTATGTGAAAAATACAACTTACCTTACGTTAAGCCCTTAGCAATTGTTGATAAAGAAACTGCCCACATACAAGTAAGAAAAATTATTGAAAAATTAAATAAAGAGGGAAGGGAGGGAGTTGTTTTAAAAGATCCCGATATGGCCGTCTCCCCAATAAAATACACAACCCATTATACACAATGTGAAGATTTAAAATCCGCATTTACATTTTTCTTTGATTTAGGTATTGATTTTATATTCAGTAGAGTTGTAAGAGAAGGATTTATGAGTTATGAGTTTAAAGAAAGTCTTGAAGAAAGAAAAATAAGGGCTAAAGATTTGGGAGAGGCAATTTTGCTACCGATGGTTGAAACAATAAATAAAGTGGCTAATGGGGAGAGGGTTTCTGAGGACTTTGAGTTAATATTTGATAGTGAAGAGGATTTTGAGGAATTTCTATATTTCATGAGAAAGATGAAGATGATCATAAATATAAAAAACGTTGAAGAAATTAATACCAATGAAGGAGTTAAAATTAAAGCGCTGATTGGAAAGATCTACAATAGAACTAACGATAAAATCATTAGCTATTTAAATGGAACGCTCTGGGAATAA
- a CDS encoding PHP domain-containing protein has protein sequence MKVDLHVHSIVSKCSLNPRSFLEKFCIKRNIIPAICDHNKLTKLNFAIPGEEIATNRGEFIGLFLNEEIPPNLDLYEALDRVREQGALIYLPHPFDMSRRRSLAKFNVLEEKEFLKYVHIVEVFNSRCRSIELNLKALEYAEKYDFAMAFGSDAHFIWEVGNAYTRFSELNIEKPDDLSPKEFLNLLEIKTKELIKTRSNLLKNPWKTKWHFGKLGSKYNIALYSKAVKKVRRKLNI, from the coding sequence ATGAAAGTAGATTTACATGTTCATTCTATAGTAAGTAAATGTTCTTTAAATCCAAGGAGCTTCTTGGAAAAATTTTGTATAAAGAGAAATATTATTCCAGCAATTTGTGACCATAATAAACTAACTAAATTAAATTTTGCAATACCTGGGGAAGAAATAGCAACAAATAGAGGAGAATTTATTGGTTTATTTTTAAATGAAGAAATTCCTCCAAACTTAGATTTGTATGAAGCATTAGATAGAGTTAGAGAGCAAGGGGCTTTGATTTATCTTCCACACCCTTTTGATATGAGTAGAAGAAGAAGTTTAGCAAAATTCAATGTATTAGAAGAGAAAGAGTTTTTAAAATATGTTCATATTGTTGAGGTTTTTAATAGTAGATGCCGTAGTATAGAACTAAATTTAAAAGCTTTAGAGTATGCTGAAAAATACGATTTTGCAATGGCTTTTGGAAGTGATGCACATTTTATATGGGAGGTTGGAAATGCATATACAAGATTTAGTGAGCTAAATATAGAAAAACCAGATGATTTATCTCCAAAGGAGTTTTTAAATCTATTAGAAATAAAAACAAAAGAGTTAATAAAAACAAGATCTAATCTATTAAAAAATCCATGGAAAACAAAATGGCATTTTGGAAAATTGGGGAGTAAATATAATATTGCATTGTATAGCAAAGCTGTTAAAAAAGTTAGAAGAAAATTGAACATCTAA
- a CDS encoding zinc ribbon domain-containing protein, whose amino-acid sequence MVRVIPLTDEEKMSIVSGLRSSVPATKLVTLRKLQEIAEVRPEAILYLDVYDKVTLNEIITLLNQIIEYDSDDILRREATITLEKVKKALGTKFSTFVPLCNSCKSPIDLGWDYCTNCGAEIKNMTFEEEIERCKNCNNYISDSWKFCAHCGTKLKEEEEEGVLRCPNCKRPIQPEWIICPYCGYRLKRKP is encoded by the coding sequence ATGGTACGTGTAATTCCTTTAACTGATGAAGAAAAGATGAGTATTGTCTCAGGTCTAAGAAGTTCAGTACCTGCTACAAAATTAGTTACATTAAGAAAGTTACAGGAGATTGCTGAAGTTAGACCAGAAGCAATTTTATATTTGGATGTCTACGATAAAGTAACATTAAACGAGATAATTACATTGTTAAATCAAATAATTGAATACGATTCTGATGATATCCTAAGAAGAGAAGCAACTATAACTCTTGAAAAGGTAAAAAAAGCTTTAGGTACTAAATTTTCAACATTCGTCCCACTTTGTAATTCCTGTAAATCCCCTATTGACTTAGGTTGGGATTACTGTACCAACTGTGGAGCTGAAATTAAAAATATGACGTTTGAGGAGGAAATTGAAAGATGTAAAAATTGTAACAACTATATTTCAGATTCTTGGAAATTCTGTGCTCATTGTGGTACAAAGTTGAAAGAAGAAGAAGAGGAAGGAGTATTAAGATGTCCAAATTGTAAAAGACCGATACAGCCAGAATGGATTATATGCCCATACTGCGGTTACAGGCTTAAAAGAAAACCATAA
- a CDS encoding oligosaccharide repeat unit polymerase family protein — protein sequence MPLLHWDNMRKIELHHVFVILSCIYLIFSDISINSAMVFLFSAIFFYLSFIAGKRLYYLIGTDKENLKINLKKHYNFGIFLMIVGLIAVISDLIWVKDVPLFNPLSRKFLNVYFTTLSHLFLVGWAIVVASSNIDKKKILLYTIIFSILIMLLGYRTNVLVLLISVGVVLYYKNKISNREILKYGILVFVILLGLSILRLYALGVEGNPITSRIALTMSIYDIIFNNFNGVFNGHIHYAAVFSYLGLCNGARTIIAKTLGIYNVSITPTIVGAVIGDYGTLAIIPYFGMLGIFLGFFYKLAEELKGIYLGIFGILFAYTLIAIESGILDIDVIAYYLFGLILCIYAILSKKLKKLKR from the coding sequence ATGCCATTGTTACATTGGGATAACATGAGGAAGATTGAGCTTCATCATGTATTTGTTATATTATCTTGCATTTATTTAATATTTTCAGACATTTCAATAAATTCAGCAATGGTTTTTTTATTTTCGGCAATATTTTTTTATTTATCATTTATTGCTGGTAAAAGGTTATATTATTTAATTGGCACAGATAAAGAGAATTTAAAAATAAACTTAAAGAAGCATTATAATTTTGGAATTTTTTTAATGATAGTTGGGTTGATAGCAGTAATATCTGACTTAATTTGGGTAAAGGATGTCCCTTTATTTAATCCATTATCAAGAAAATTTTTAAATGTATATTTTACAACATTATCACATCTCTTTTTAGTAGGTTGGGCAATTGTAGTAGCTTCTTCTAATATTGATAAGAAAAAAATCTTGTTATATACGATTATATTTTCAATACTAATTATGCTTCTTGGATATAGGACAAATGTATTAGTTTTGTTAATTTCTGTTGGTGTAGTCTTGTATTATAAAAATAAAATATCTAACAGAGAGATTTTGAAATATGGAATTCTTGTCTTTGTTATTTTGTTGGGATTGTCAATATTAAGGTTGTATGCTTTGGGAGTGGAAGGAAATCCAATCACATCAAGAATAGCCTTAACTATGAGCATCTATGACATAATATTCAACAACTTTAATGGTGTTTTTAATGGACATATTCATTATGCGGCAGTGTTTTCGTATCTTGGACTGTGTAATGGAGCGAGAACCATTATAGCTAAAACATTAGGGATTTATAATGTGAGTATAACACCAACAATAGTTGGGGCAGTTATAGGAGATTATGGAACTTTGGCTATAATTCCATATTTTGGGATGTTGGGGATATTTTTAGGATTTTTCTACAAATTAGCAGAGGAGTTAAAAGGGATTTATTTGGGAATTTTTGGGATATTATTTGCCTATACACTTATAGCAATAGAAAGTGGAATTTTAGATATTGATGTAATTGCCTACTATTTATTTGGGTTGATATTATGTATATATGCGATATTATCAAAAAAGCTAAAAAAATTAAAGAGGTAG
- a CDS encoding ABC transporter ATP-binding protein — translation MKVKLKVENLSKVFEFNGNRVKALDNINLEVYENEFLTVMGPSGCGKTTLLRIIAGLDYPTEGKVLLDGREVKGPGADRGVVFQQYTLMPWRTVLKNVTFGLELKGIPKKERIEIAKKFIKMVGLEGFEDAYPYQLSGGMQQRVAIARTLANNPEIVLMDEPFAALDAQTRNILQNELLKIWEKEKKTVFFVTHSVDEAVYLSDRVVVLTARPGKIKEIVEIDLKRPRDRTSIEFLEYRRKILDILGDEVLKSLKQG, via the coding sequence ATGAAAGTAAAGCTAAAGGTAGAAAATTTATCAAAAGTTTTTGAATTTAATGGAAATAGGGTTAAAGCATTGGATAATATTAATTTGGAAGTTTATGAAAATGAATTTTTGACAGTTATGGGTCCAAGTGGTTGTGGAAAAACTACCTTATTACGGATTATTGCTGGGCTAGATTATCCAACTGAAGGAAAGGTTTTGTTGGATGGGAGGGAAGTTAAAGGACCAGGAGCTGATAGGGGTGTTGTGTTTCAGCAATACACATTAATGCCATGGAGAACTGTTTTAAAGAATGTTACGTTTGGTTTGGAGTTAAAAGGCATTCCAAAAAAAGAAAGGATTGAGATAGCTAAAAAGTTCATTAAAATGGTTGGATTGGAAGGGTTTGAAGATGCCTATCCTTATCAATTAAGCGGAGGAATGCAGCAAAGAGTAGCTATAGCAAGAACTCTTGCAAATAACCCAGAGATTGTTTTAATGGATGAGCCTTTTGCAGCATTGGATGCTCAAACAAGGAATATTTTGCAAAATGAATTGTTAAAAATATGGGAAAAAGAGAAAAAGACCGTATTTTTTGTTACCCACAGTGTTGATGAGGCAGTTTATTTATCGGATAGGGTTGTTGTATTAACTGCAAGACCTGGAAAAATAAAGGAGATTGTTGAAATTGATTTAAAAAGGCCAAGAGATAGAACAAGCATAGAATTCCTTGAGTATAGGAGAAAGATATTGGATATATTGGGAGATGAGGTTTTAAAATCATTAAAACAGGGATAA
- a CDS encoding TrmB family transcriptional regulator sugar-binding domain-containing protein → MKKIGILEVVVMLSILITSISLAYKFYSNNGNDYEFDGNQMYKCAWVCEKILDKNFPLNATIIGKWTLSKKPFNGEVEIYDAKGGTLYAIYNGTPITIGGELAYQEDIAAKKIILHPIGKSIIFYELDPIEGKSFRDIANKIENTTKNFNIVDVIVEGSMGVDSKTYTPAERQRIINNLDVDIKKGLELYFVEYGIIINGKIHLNTLKNLDKCIGASNISTSKLTVYVVVNNSIDEIPTKIKEKYAIVTLG, encoded by the coding sequence ATGAAAAAAATTGGCATACTCGAGGTAGTTGTCATGTTGTCTATATTAATAACTTCTATATCTTTGGCATATAAATTTTATAGTAATAATGGAAATGATTATGAGTTTGATGGAAACCAGATGTATAAATGTGCATGGGTGTGTGAGAAAATTTTGGATAAAAATTTTCCTTTAAATGCCACTATCATTGGAAAATGGACGCTATCTAAAAAACCTTTCAATGGAGAGGTTGAGATATACGATGCAAAAGGTGGGACGTTATATGCAATATATAATGGAACACCAATAACTATTGGTGGAGAATTGGCTTATCAGGAAGACATAGCTGCAAAAAAGATAATATTGCATCCAATTGGAAAGTCAATAATATTTTATGAATTAGATCCAATAGAAGGAAAGTCATTCAGAGATATTGCAAATAAAATAGAAAACACAACAAAAAACTTTAATATTGTTGATGTTATAGTTGAGGGTAGTATGGGAGTTGATTCAAAAACATATACGCCAGCTGAGAGACAGAGGATTATAAACAATCTTGATGTTGATATTAAAAAAGGTTTAGAACTATATTTTGTTGAGTATGGAATTATAATTAATGGAAAAATCCATTTGAATACATTAAAAAATCTTGATAAATGTATAGGAGCTTCAAATATATCAACATCAAAACTAACTGTCTATGTTGTGGTAAATAATTCAATAGATGAAATACCTACCAAAATAAAGGAAAAATATGCCATTGTTACATTGGGATAA